The following is a genomic window from Mobula hypostoma chromosome 20, sMobHyp1.1, whole genome shotgun sequence.
tgatttgtgccacaaattcactgaccttgttttagatacaatggacatttacataAAGTACCTTTAGATACATCATCATTTTAGAATCTGGTAATCTTTGTCGCCTTTACATTTGACTTTTCTATCCTTCACTCTTTTCTGAGGTTTCCCTTAGTTTCAACATTGTTTCCCTCTGTCTTTTTGCATGGATTCCCATCTCCCGGCCACATTAACTTAAACCCTCAACAGCACCAGCATACAATCCCCCGAGGAGATTGATCCCAGTCCTGCCCACTCGTAGGCTGTCGAGTTTCCCCCAGAACCTGTCCCAATGCCCCCAGATTCTGAAACCCTCCTTCCTGCATCACTTCTCAAGCTACATATTCATCCCTAACTACTTTGATATTCCTACTGACTAGACACAGACCTCCAGCCTGAATAAGTCCCATTGACCACGATCCTCTGTTTTCCATGGGCAACCCAGTATGGGATATTTACAGTAGTGTTACTGTCATTGGATGAGGGGAGCAAGTGTAGTTGAATAAAAATTCCACTTTGGTAATTCTGGTTAGTTACTAagtttcttccttttctttctctaaTATTTTTGCTCCCGGTCTCTCAGCTTTATATTGAGACATTCTTTGGTTGTGTGGAGCACCTTCCTGCTTTTTGGTTATGCATTCAACAAGTATCTTCAAAGTTATCCAAAGAAAAAGGCATTTTCCTTATTAACTGGAAAATTTCCATTGCTAAAAATCACTGTCATTTTAAGAGGCGTGGCTTGCCTTTAAAATCATATGATCTTGCTAATTTGCTTTCACAAACTAGTAACACTTTATAAATCACTGAATAAGTTGAAGTAAACTAAATCCCGTCAACTTTATCCTTCGTTTTACTCTATTTCCAAACAACTTTTAGGCAGTGATTGCATCCTTGTTCTGTTGGAGAATATCCAAGTGggtattttttatgtattacttACAATATTTGCCAATGAATTCTCTTAAGCTATGAATACAACATCCCATATATTGTCTGGAATTTTATTACATACAGTACTAGGGAATAACAATGCATTCCGTGTGTAAAAAAGAACTTGAAATTAGACCATTTTTGTTTGCAACATAGTTATTGCTATGCCTAATTCCACATTTATTTGATTTTAAATCTACAACTATTCTTTTATTATGACATCTATAAAGAAGCTGGAATGTCAAAAGCAAATCACTTTCTATTACTGCAGGTAAACAGATGATCAACATTTTACATAGGCAAAGTCTGCTGAATACATACAATAAACTCGCTTATTCACAGCTTAGAAGAAACAGGTGAAATGGCTATCAGACAGATTTCAGAAATGTAGTCTACAATCAGCAGGTACAGATCTCTTAACTGTCTTGTCTTCATCTTCAAACACATGAAACAATACTTAATATTaaacaacagcagcagcagtatgCAATATACTAAAATCCATTACCAAATTCTCAATCTAGaaataaaagtttaaaaataCACTACTGCACTGGTGACATTATGTTCTAAGTATTCTTACTTATAGAAACCATTGTGACTCATTATTCTGAATGCTCATCAAAAAACCATCAATCTATTTTCACAGATCTTGCCACTGGTTTTCCTGGGAGACATATGGAAAGGAGAGGTAAAATATACTAAGATCGAGCTGAGATAGAGAAGAGAAATCAGGTCTGAAATATTCTTGATAACGTTATACCGTTTTCCTTCTTAAGGGCGAATAATGGTTTGACATGCATGTAGGAATGGCAGTCTCACTATAGTTAAATATTTTTGCTTTCCTTTAAAATATTTGATAGGAATATTGCACAGGATTTGCCACCAATAAATGTTGCATTTAACCCTTTTTACATTTTGCATGCTTCTAAATAGCAGATGAAATGCATGCCACAAGCACATACAATCTGGATAAATCAATAAATTTAGGATGTCAATTAGCAAGAAACTCCAATATTCTGCTGGCAGATTTACTTCCATACACTTTCTCCCTAGACAGATCCTTATGAAATGTAGCTGACTGACTGGAATGTATAATATTAAATGCTTGTGAAGACAATGCTAATTCAGAAATCTTACTTCCTAATGACCTCCACCACTGATCTTTTCCTCGTGTTACCGCTGAGTCTGTTGTAGATTAATTGAGATTGATTACTacgattttaaaaacttcccatctTTGAACCATGTGCTTCCAAGGGGTGTAGCAAATGACTGGGTGGACCTTTGCTCTTTTGCGTAGGAATTCATTGTATGTCTCAAAGTTGTACCATGCTAGAACGTCATGAACTACACCATTTTACCACTCATTACTGCCAAATAAATGTCTTTTTAGATATTGTAATTTTATAAATTAATACTTGTCCCTATAAAATCAATAATCTCCTTAGAAATCATCTAAGTTTCTAATGCAATTTATCAAAGGATTACTAACAATGTCCATAACCAAGGACTTATTGGGTCCAAATATTGTCAACATCCCTCACTCAACCTCTTTAATGACTTGACGATTTCCCACTTTCTGTTGATTTACACAATTTCATCTCATCTTTCAATTAGATTATTTTTAGTGCTAACAGATTTTAGCCATAAGCATGCAGCTGCAGTTTCATGCAGACAAGGAAATATCTTAATACTTAAATAAGTACAAATCTACTTTCTCCGACCAATTTTTGCCATCAAACGAGCATTAGCTGCTGCCTTTGCCCTCATGTTTTTAGCTTTCGCAATGTTTAAAAGAATATTGAGAATGTTCGTCGGTACATCAAGAGACAAGGTGAATTTGGTTCGACGATTGCTCCTTGCCATATTCTGATACATTTTCCTTTTTAATTGTGTTCGGGTGAGATATTTATATCGAGAAAATGGCAATgtccttttctctttttcttcaaCCAATGGAGACCTGTCATTTGGTAGGTAGATCATGTCTCTGTCCTTCATTGAGGAGTCTTCAGAAGATTCTTCCTTCATTGCTTCAGAAAGCAGCTCGTTGTTGCACAAATAGCTTTTGTTTAATTTGTACATGTCGTAGCCAAAGCCTGTTCTTGCAGTGCAACATACAATTAGCAGCAACACAAGTTTGGTGAAAGACATCATTTTATCCTGTTCAAAAACAAAATCAAGTCAATTAGATCAGTTCTAATGAGAAGTTATCAGGAAACATtacttttgtttctctctccacaaatgctgcctaacctgctgagtatttctggcattttctttgttaaaaaaaaatctgagataAATTGCAACTCAGGAACAAcagtaaatattttaatttacGGTTAGAAAAATAAGTTGTAAATAACTTAAGTTGATTAGAAATACGAGTTTCCCACTTACTCTATAGATAAAGTGCAAGCTATCTGCTACCTGTTTTTGGTAGGCGTAGCCCACTTGAAACTTTTATTAAAAGCATGAAGCTTGCTTTACCATTGGAAATCCTTTGAAGAGTAAAAGTACTGAATAGTGGATAACGAGAGGGATTACACACCACTAGGCATGAGAGTACTGTACAGCCCACAGGACAAGCATTGTGAAGATGTCAATGATAATACTGCTCAAAATAGTTTTGGAATATTTAATATTGTATGTTTTGGATAACACTTGAGATGGCCCATTGTTGGGCTTGTGGCTATAGTAACGTGTTCTTGGTCATAATTTCAGATTAGTTAGGCTGTAGGAGTGGGATAGGAGAGGAGGTTGAGATGGAAGGAATAAAACGAGCATTGTCAAAATCTGTAAGAATAGAACTTGTACAATATCTAAGCTGGCTGGAAACAATTGCCGAAATCTGTTCTGTACATGTATACGTAAAATGAGAAATAAAAATGTATTACACGAGCAAAGTCAGCGTAAGAATGATACATTTCAGCAGTCATCACTAAGTTCAAGTAACAACTGAAGCATGGGTAGGAATTAAATATGCTAGGATGTGGAAATCCTTAAAAAAGTCATGGTGATATGACAAGAGGCAAATTACTATATTAAGGGTAAATATTTCACTAAGGTTAATGTCACAGACAAAATTACCATGCTGCAAAAGAGGATGCACAGCTCTGGTTGGGCTTTTCTGACAAAGCATTTGATACCAGTGGTTACGGTGGAaaatcaatagggacgggagaagtaccagaggattagaaggttgcaaacgttgttcccttgttcatgaaagggagtacagataacccaggaaattatagaccagtgagtcttatttcagtggtgggcaagttgttggagaagatcttgagaggcaggatttatgagcatttggagagacataatcaaTTAGGAATAATCAGCTTGCCTTGTCAAGggaaggtcatgccttatgaatctgattaaattttttgaggatataacaaaacacattgatgaaggtagagctgtggatgtagtgtatatggatttcagtaaggcatttgttaagttcctcatgcgaggctcattcagaaagtaatgaggcatgggatccaaggagaccttgctttgtggatccataattggtttgcccacagaaggcaaagggtggtggtcgatggtttgtattctgcatggaggctggagaccagtggtgttccacaggaatctgttctgggaccctcctctttgtgacttttataaatgacctggatgaggaagtagagggtgggttagtatgtttgctgatgacacaatggttgggggtgttgtggaaagtctggagggctgtcagaggttacagtgcggcattgataagatgcagaactgggctgagaagtggcagatggagttcaatcagctaagtgtgaagtggttcattttgggaggtcaaatttgaagacagaatattaatggtaaggctcatggcactgtggaggatcagcgagatcttggggtccatgtccataggacactcaaagctgctatgcaggttgacagtcttgttaagaaggtgtatggtgtgttggccttcatcagctgtgggattaagttcaagagccgtgaggtaatgttacagctatataggacctcggttagaccccacttagagtactgtgttcagttctggtcacctcactactggaaggatgtggatactatagagagtgcagaggagatttacaaggatgttgcttgga
Proteins encoded in this region:
- the ucn3l gene encoding urocortin 3, like; its protein translation is MYKLNKSYLCNNELLSEAMKEESSEDSSMKDRDMIYLPNDRSPLVEEKEKRTLPFSRYKYLTRTQLKRKMYQNMARSNRRTKFTLSLDVPTNILNILLNIAKAKNMRAKAAANARLMAKIGRRK